The following nucleotide sequence is from Mangifera indica cultivar Alphonso chromosome 1, CATAS_Mindica_2.1, whole genome shotgun sequence.
GCCATATGCCAAAACCTAAAGTTTTCGGCTACTTTCTGGCACTGATATAATTGCAATCTGCAGGGTACTGcatgaaaaggaaaagaggCCTAGAGGAGGAGTAACCAGGCTACAATTTTTCCTCCTTGTCTCGATAGCAAGCTTCGCGTATCACATCATTCCAGGCTATCTTTTCCCATCACTAAGCGCTCTCTCCTTTGTGTGTTGGATATGGAAAGACTCCATCACTGCACAGAAGATTGGTTCAGGCTTGAATGGCCTAGGCATTGGTTCTTTTGGCCTTGATTGGTCTACTGTTGCTGGCTTCTTGGGAAGTCCCCTGGCCACTCCCCTCTTTGCCATTGCTAATACATTAGTTGGGTTCTTTTTGTGCCTCTATGTGCTTGTTCCAATTTCTTACTGGTATAATGTATATGATGCCCAGAAATTCCCCTTATTTTCCTCTCGCACTTTTGACTCTAATGGCCAAAGTTACAACATCAGCAGAATCATCAATGAGAAAACCTTCGAGTTCGACAAGGCTGGCTATGATCAGTATAGCAAACTCTATCTTAGTATCCTGTTTGCATATACTTACGGATTTAGCTTCGCTGCGTTAACGTCTAGTCTTTCGCACGTTGCACTCTTTGATGGACAGTAAGCATAATCCTTATCAGTATGATCTTGTTTTTTCATTCTACATGTCGATGTTTCTTATGAACTGTGGATAATTGTCTTATCTAGCATAATATGGCAAATGTGGAAGAAAACAACTGCTGCGTCTAAAGCCCTATTTGGGGATGTGCACACAAGAATAATGAAGAAGAACTATGATGAAGTGCCTCAATGGTGGTTCCAGCTTATCTTGGTTGTCTCATTCGCGCTTTCACTCTACGTTTGTGAAGGATTTGGTAAACAGCTTCAACTTCCATGGTGGGGACTCATACTATCCTGTTCCATAGCATTCTTCTTCACATTACCTGTTGGGGTGATTCAAGCAACCACAAACTCGGTATTTTCCATACTTTGCTGTCGTTTTATGCATATATGACCCCATGATTTGAGCTATTTCTGATTGAATTGTGTAAAAAATCTACAGCAACCAGGGCTTAATGTGATTACAGAGTTTATTATTGGGTACATGCATCCTGGTAGACCTCTAGCCAATGTAGTTTTTAAGACCTATGGCTATATCAGTATGTCTCAAGCTCTCATTTTCATGGGAGACTTCAAATTAGGTCACTATATGAAAATTCCTCCAAAATCAATGTTCATTGTACAGGTAATTCGATAAGATTGTCAGACTTTTTTTTATgctaatttcttttctttaaccCAGTCACTACATATTTTCAGTTAGTAGGAACTATAATTGCTTCAACGGTCTACTTTGGCACATCCTGGTGGCTCATCACAACTGTTCCCCACATTTGTGACACAAATTTGCTGCCAGAGGGGAGTCCTTGGACGTGTCCTGGAGAAGATGTTTTCTACAATGCTTCAATGATATGGGGCATTGTAGGACCTCTCCGAATGTTCACAAAGGAAGGTGTCTACCCAGAACTCAATTGGTTCTTCCTACTAGGCTTGCTCGCCCCAGTTCCTGGATGGCTCCTCTCACGAAAGTACCCTGAAAAGAAGTGGATCAAGAACATCCACACACCGCTCATCTTGCTAGGGCCACTGGCTATGCCATCAGCCAACGCTGTGCATTACCTGAGCTGGGGAGCTGTTGGAATCCTGTTCAACTACTACATTTTCAGGAGATATAAACCCTGGTGGGCTAGATACAATTACATTTTATCAGCTGCTCTGGATGTTGGGCTTACCTTCATGGGTGTGTTGCTCTATATCACCCTTCAATCACATGACATATTCGGCCCAGAATGGTGGGGTTTGGACAACTCTGATCATTGCCCTCTGGCTAAGTGCCCCATTGCTCCTGGCATTGAGGTCCCTGGATGCCCTGTGCATTGACATTTCTTAAATTTGTCAGAAAGCTCTAGAAATTCTCCTTTGTAATCTACATGGATGAGATAGATCGGACAGATGATCACATATAATTTGTTAGTAAGTTTAGGTTCTCTTGAATGGCCACTAAAAAATCAAtgtgatttgaatcaaattatggcCATGATGCCTtgtcataaatttaatttggattattaatctacatagttttattaattatattagagtaaaataatattttacaactTAGATTCAAGAGCCTCTTTTTCTTCCCTTGCTCGAGCTTCATCAATAGCTCTTGAATTCTTTTCAATATCAGATTCATCATCTGAATCTGATTTTGAATCAGAGCCAGAGTCAGAACCTGAAGCCGAAGCTTTGTCTGCAAAAATATcatgataaaaaacaaaatgagcAGCAACattattaactaattaaaagaccaaaatagcacacaaaattttagaaagactCCAAAAACTACAAATTGATAAAACCACAATACCTTCATCTTCACTTCCTTGAAGGAAATCATCAGCAAGGGGATCATCTCCATCTGAAAATAATTCTGAATCAGCATCAGAATCAGATTCTTGCTCTTTCTCTTCAAATTCTCGAGGGTCTTTTACTTCCTCATTTGAAATGTCAGAATCAGAATCATCAGAAATATCTTCCTTCTTGGAACGTTTTGCAGCAAGCATATCATGcttcttctgcttctttttTGGTGGGGGCTTCTGTGCTTTTGGTCCCTTTTTCTTACTAAGGGCCGCAGTTGCCATTAAAGCTGCATAAACCAAGACAGAAGTTACTGAGAAAAATTCATAGTTAACAATAAACAACCAAACTAAACCTCTCAATTAacattgtaaaagaaaaaaattccatGTCCAGTAACCCACCTTGCCGTACCTAAACAAACTTATCAAGCTTCTTCTAGCTCTCTAACCGTTGTACCAAAGGAACAGTTATAACCCTCCGACTAACAGACTTATATTCTCAATAAACGATAGTAAACAGAAAGCAGCATCTATAAGCTAAAATGAACCAGAAAGGAACAAAATTCATACAATAAAAAACGCTTTTTGAacacaaaaataatcaaaagtCCAATTTTCAGTAGCTTCTGGGCTTCTACGCACAATAGAAGGatcaaattcaaagttaaaaccAAAGAACAACAGATAGGTACCACTACAAAGTTACGAAATTGATCAAACGTTGAcatgcaaaaagaaaaataaataaatgggcACTTATTGAAACatgaaaagataatatttttagttgGTTTTTGGTTCAAGTGCAAGCAAAAAGTCTTCTTCTTCCACGTGATCGgcaggggtttagggtttatcaGAGGAAAGGTAGAGGAACTGGAAGAAGACAGTACGAGTTGAAGACAGCAGTATTGAAACGCCTGGGCTTTTATTGGCCCAAGTAGTTATAGATATTGGGCTGGTCTGGTCCGGCCGGGATGGGTTGGGCTTGGTCTCGATTTGGAGATCCAAAAATGCCACTATTCTTACAGTTAATAGTTGAATTCGATCAAATCAAAGTTGCTAAAACGCACATTTGAGATTTGATAAAACAagtcgagtttgagttaaacattaaacttatttttatataacgATCCAAGTTCAAGCATATTTAAACATTTGAGTTCGGTTGAGatcaaattcaaagttaaattatttttaatttgatttcaaattttaactgattaatttcaaatcaatctTTAACTAACTCTTTTATTTCAGGTTAATCTTAAGTTTAGTTTTGTTCATAtcgatttgaatcgaatttatcCCTAACtattatataaaagtaaaattacacAAATAGCCTTTAAACAAATCCTACTTCCCTCTGTCAATGGTTGgtgaaatttgtaaaattgtttaTTCCAAAAACATGTGAGGGTTGATTTATGATAAATGGATttttaaagtattatttttttctctttcttttttttttaaatacaagaGTGAAATAACCTAAGGACATTAAGGTACATCTTGATAGAATACCAATTTattaaaagaagttaaaaacaaatttgaagatGTACAAACCTTTaagagggcgtttggtttgagttttttaagattactttattaatttatcttttatttccttatttgatttgtcagtaataaaatattacagtaatcttttattaccaatactgacgtgacagataatataggtggtaatctgattaccaccttcaccttaggtactTAAAGATTATCAacataatattgattttattataattatattattatatattaatttttt
It contains:
- the LOC123193613 gene encoding oligopeptide transporter 1-like, with the protein product MARPYNVEDTASAPHSESFEIHQTGSSVTDEEINDNPIEEVRLTVPITDDPKQPALTFRTWVLGLSSCILLAFVNQYFGYHQNQLYVGSLSAQILVLPIGKLMAATLPDKQFRIPFTAWSFSLNPGPFSLKEHALITIFANCGSNGVYAVGIVTIAKVFYHRQLNPVAAMLLVQTTQLLGYGWAGLFRKYLVDSPYMWWPENLAQVSLFRVLHEKEKRPRGGVTRLQFFLLVSIASFAYHIIPGYLFPSLSALSFVCWIWKDSITAQKIGSGLNGLGIGSFGLDWSTVAGFLGSPLATPLFAIANTLVGFFLCLYVLVPISYWYNVYDAQKFPLFSSRTFDSNGQSYNISRIINEKTFEFDKAGYDQYSKLYLSILFAYTYGFSFAALTSSLSHVALFDGHIIWQMWKKTTAASKALFGDVHTRIMKKNYDEVPQWWFQLILVVSFALSLYVCEGFGKQLQLPWWGLILSCSIAFFFTLPVGVIQATTNSQPGLNVITEFIIGYMHPGRPLANVVFKTYGYISMSQALIFMGDFKLGHYMKIPPKSMFIVQLVGTIIASTVYFGTSWWLITTVPHICDTNLLPEGSPWTCPGEDVFYNASMIWGIVGPLRMFTKEGVYPELNWFFLLGLLAPVPGWLLSRKYPEKKWIKNIHTPLILLGPLAMPSANAVHYLSWGAVGILFNYYIFRRYKPWWARYNYILSAALDVGLTFMGVLLYITLQSHDIFGPEWWGLDNSDHCPLAKCPIAPGIEVPGCPVH
- the LOC123193607 gene encoding 25S rRNA (cytosine-C(5))-methyltransferase NOP2A-like; the encoded protein is MATAALSKKKGPKAQKPPPKKKQKKHDMLAAKRSKKEDISDDSDSDISNEEVKDPREFEEKEQESDSDADSELFSDGDDPLADDFLQGSEDEDKASASGSDSGSDSKSDSDDESDIEKNSRAIDEARAREEKEALESKL